A single window of Nicotiana sylvestris chromosome 5, ASM39365v2, whole genome shotgun sequence DNA harbors:
- the LOC104214368 gene encoding glycerol-3-phosphate acyltransferase 5-like, which produces MEYVVSELEGILLKNHDPFCYFMLMAFEASGLIRFAILLMLWPIIRVLELCGKGDVGLKVTIFVATVGVRISEIEAVARAVLPKFYFDDINMEAWKIFSSFDKRFVVTKTPRIMVERFVKEHLRADDVFGTELVVSKSGFATGFIKNEFDSISDRIAALFGDEQPSLGLCRPKSDYSFLSLCKEQLQPPFLSSKNQDHHQIIIKPLPVIFHDGRLVIRPTPFSSLLILLWIPFGIILAIIRISIGLIFPFWIVPYLTPLFGGKIIVKGKPPPPASITNSGVLFVCTHRTLMDPVVLSTVLQRKIPAVTYSISRFTEILSPIPTIGLTRIRDIDAQRIKRQLEKGDLAVCPEGTTCREPFLLRFSALFAELTDRIVPVAMNYRVGFFHATTARGWKAMDPIFFFMNPRPVYEVTFLNQLPMEATCSSGKSPHDVANYVQRILAATLGFECTNFTRKDKYRILAGNDGTVSQNSSTNYGIKKLLSTFLHVASTRKKMIMSLF; this is translated from the exons ATGGAGTATGTTGTTTCTGAGCTCGAAGGAATTCTCTTGAAAAATCATGATCCTTTTTGTTACTTCATGTTAATGGCTTTCGAGGCATCGGGGCTAATTCGATTTGCTATATTGCTAATGTTATGGCCAATAATTCGAGTTCTCGAGCTATGTGGAAAAGGAGATGTTGGATTAAAAGTTACTATATTTGTTGCCACTGTAGGAGTAAGAATATCTGAGATTGAAGCAGTGGCTAGGGCTGTTTTACCTAAgttttattttgatgatattaATATGGAGGCTTGGAAGATATTCAGCTCATTTGATAAGAGATTTGTGGTTACAAAAACTCCAAGAATTATGGTTGAGAGATTTGTGAAAGAACATTTACGAGCTGATGATGTTTTTGGTACTGAACTTGTTGTTAGCAAATCTGGTTTTGCCACGGGGTTTATTAAAAATGAGTTTGACTCGATTTCAGATCGGATTGCTGCACTATTTGGTGACGAACAACCTAGCTTAGGCCTTTGTAGGCCAAAATCTGATTATTCCTTCCTTTCTTTGTGCAAG GAACAATTACAACCACCATTCTTGAGCAGCAAAAATCAAGATCACCACCAAATTATTATCAAGCCATTACCAGTAATTTTTCATGACGGTCGTCTTGTTATTCGTCCAACACCATTTTCATCACTTCTAATCCTTCTATGGATTCCATTTGGCATTATATTGGCTATAATTCGAATTTCCATTGGCTTAATATTTCCATTTTGGATAGTTCCCTATTTAACTCCTTTATTTGGTGGAAAAATTATTGTTAAAGGAAAACCACCACCACCTGCCTCAATCACCAACTCGGGCGTGCTATTTGTATGCACTCACCGTACTCTCATGGACCCTGTCGTCCTGTCCACCGTCCTTCAACGTAAAATCCCAGCAGTAACTTACTCAATTTCCCGATTTACCGAAATTTTATCACCAATACCAACAATCGGTTTGACAAGAATTCGAGATATAGACGCACAGAGGATCAAACGTCAACTCGAAAAAGGAGATTTAGCCGTTTGTCCTGAAGGAACAACATGTAGGGAACCATTTTTATTAAGATTTAGTGCACTATTTGCAGAATTAACTGATCGAATTGTCCCAGTGGCTATGAATTATAGGGTTGGTTTTTTTCATGCAACAACAGCTAGGGGATGGAAAGCAATGGACCCAATTTTCTTTTTTATGAACCCTAGACCAGTGTACGAGGTAACATTCTTAAATCAGTTGCCAATGGAAGCCACGTGTTCATCTGGAAAAAGTCCACATGATGTTGCAAATTATGTTCAAAGGATTTTGGCTGCAACATTAGGGTTTGAGTGTACAAATTTTACAAGGAAAGATAAGTACAGAATTCTCGCTGGTAATGATGGAACTGTATCACAAAATTCCAGCACTAATTATGGGATTAAGAAATTGTTAAGCACGTTTCTACATGTGGCGAGCACAAGAAAGAAGATGATTATGAGCTTGTTTTAG
- the LOC104214369 gene encoding thaumatin-like protein, translated as MQFFYINNKEFFTRLNSYFLRLHSHLLLTFSICQIKNNIQKNMRTYSHLLIFLCLSFYLSFSNGTQLIIVNNCKESIWPGILATAGHETPSNGGFHLNLGQQVTLDVPELWSGRLWGRQGCCFDKNGKGTCQTGDCSGLLNCSGAGGIPPATLVEMTLGTPTNSRHYYDVSLVDGFNIPVSMIPIGGTAGCGVAACEADLNQCCPEYLAIKSKGKVVGCKSACLATNSPKYCCTGEYANKNTCKPTAFSRLFKTICPRAYSYAFDESTGLKNCKAPRYLITFCPPN; from the exons ATGCagtttttttatataaataacAAAGAATTTTTCACACGTTTGAACTCATATTTCCTCCGTTTACATAGTCATCTTTTGCTTACTTTCTCAATTTGTCAAATCAAGAATAACATTCAGAAAAATATGAGAACTTATTCACATCTCTTGATCTTCCTATGTTTGTCCTTTTATCTATCTTTTTCAA ATGGAACTCAACTAATTATAGTGAACAATTGCAAAGAAAGCATATGGCCTGGAATTCTTGCAACAGCAGGGCACGAGACGCCGAGCAACGGCGGATTCCATCTCAACCTTGGCCAACAAGTAACACTTGATGTTCCTGAGCTATGGTCAGGTAGATTATGGGGTAGACAAGGTTGTTGTTTCGACAAAAATGGTAAAGGAACGTGTCAAACAGGGGATTGTTCCGGCCTTCTGAATTGTTCAGGGGCCGGAGGAATCCCCCCTGCAACGCTCGTTGAGATGACATTAGGAACCCCAACTAATTCAAGACATTATTATGATGTTAGTTTAGTTGATGGATTTAATATTCCTGTTTCTATGATTCCGATTGGTGGTACTGCTGGTTGTGGTGTTGCTGCTTGTGAAGCTGATCTGAATCAATGTTGTCCTGAATATTTAGCGATAAAGAGCAAAGGTAAAGTTGTTGGATGTAAAAGTGCTTGTCTTGCTACGAACTCTCCAAAATACTGCTGCACAGGAGAATATGCTAATAAAAATACATGCAAACCAACCGCGTTTTCGCGGCTTTTTAAGACTATTTGCCCTAGGGCATATAGCTATGCTTTTGATGAATCTACTGGACTTAAGAATTGTAAGGCGCCGCGGTATCTCATTACCTTTTGTCCTCCCAATTAA
- the LOC104214370 gene encoding glycerol-3-phosphate acyltransferase 5-like produces MESVVSEFEGILLKNHDPFCYFMLMAFEASGLIRCALLLMLWPIIRVLDLCVKGDVGLKLTIFVAIVGITISEIEAVARAVLPKFYFDDINMEAWKIFSSFDKRVLVTKTPRIMVERFVKEHSLQQITTCREPLPLRFSALFAELTDRIVSVAMNYRVHFFHATTARGWKAILMDLIFSFMNPTLVYEVTFLNQLPMEATCSSGKSPHDVANYVQRILAASLGFECTNFTRKDTYRILAGNDGIV; encoded by the exons ATGGAGTCTGTTGTTTCTGAGTTCGAAGGAATTCTCTTGAAAAATCATGATCCTTTTTGTTACTTCATGTTAATGGCTTTCGAGGCGTCGGGGCTAATTCGATGTGCTCTTTTGCTTATGTTATGGCCTATAATTCGAGTTCTCGATCTATGTGTAAAAGGAGATGTTGGATTAAAACTTACTATTTTTGTTGCCATTGTAGGTATAACAATATCTGAGATTGAAGCAGTGGCTAGGGCTGTTTTACCTAAgttttattttgatgatattaATATGGAGGCTTGGAAGATATTCAGTTCATTTGATAAGAGAGTTTTGGTTACAAAAACTCCAAGAATTATGGTGGAGAGATTTGTGAAAGAACATTCACTACAACAAAT AACAACATGTAGGGAACCACTTCCATTAAGATTTAGTGCACTTTTTGCAGAATTAACTGATCGTATAGTGTCAGTGGCTATGAATTATAGAGTTCATTTTTTTCATGCAACAACAGCTAGAGGATGGAAAGCAATATTAATGGACCTAATTTTCTCTTTTATGAACCCTACACTAGTTTATGAGGTAACATTCTTAAATCAGTTGCCAATGGAAGCCACGTGTTCATCTGGGAAAAGTCCACATGATGTTGCAAATTATGTTCAAAGGATTTTGGCTGCATCATTAGGGTTTGAGTGTACAAATTTTACAAGGAAAGATACGTACAGAATTCTTGCTGGTAATGATGGAATTGTATGA